In a single window of the Cucumis melo cultivar AY chromosome 11, USDA_Cmelo_AY_1.0, whole genome shotgun sequence genome:
- the LOC103499074 gene encoding uncharacterized protein LOC103499074, whose protein sequence is MKIKNKGKVHPSPSSSSSSSSSSSDGNFFDVLNYLPVAIFALVSVLTVDDREVLAFMMRRSMETSSPSSSVSGKKFSKRVSKKSDTPRAGSRSACVHAPPSLTCFDCYMSYWDRWNSSPNGELIHQAIEAFEEQLAKGEKSSKNVKGKRKDKIGRRSLDKSLNIVSPPLLPVPETHPLQIDEGSSAAPATSGSAAVEVEEKSGEAPRSEEEAVESRGALVVIPSPPPNIHKGLARKVWPDVLGLFNSRLWSLWSPN, encoded by the coding sequence atgaaaataaagaacaaaggAAAAGTTCATccatctccttcttcttcttcttcttcttcttcttcttcttccgatGGGAACTTTTTTGATGTCTTGAACTATCTTCCGGTAGCGATTTTTGCTCTCGTCTCTGTTCTCACTGTCGATGACCGGGAGGTTTTAGCCTTCATGATGAGGAGATCCATGGAAACCTCATCACCATCTTCTTCCGTTTCCGGAAAGAAATTTTCCAAGAGAGTTTCCAAGAAATCCGATACTCCACGCGCCGGCTCTCGTAGCGCGTGTGTTCACGCGCCGCCTTCTCTTACTTGCTTTGATTGTTACATGAGTTACTGGGACCGATGGAACTCGTCTCCAAATGGGGAGCTGATTCATCAAGCCATTGAGGCATTTGAGGAGCAATTAGCCAAGGGGGAGAAATCCAGCAAGAACGTTAAAGGGAAGAGGAAGGACAAAATCGGCCGCCGGTCTCTGGATAAGTCTTTGAATATTGTTTCCCCACCGCTTTTGCCGGTGCCCGAAACTCATCCTCTGCAGATTGATGAAGGTTCTTCTGCCGCTCCGGCAACATCAGGAAGTGCCGCTGTGGAAGTAGAGGAGAAGAGCGGAGAGGCGCCGCGGAGTGAAGAGGAGGCGGTGGAGTCAAGGGGAGCTTTGGTGGTTATCCCATCGCCTCCACCGAACATCCATAAGGGTTTGGCCCGGAAGGTATGGCCGGACGTGCTAGGGTTATTCAATTCTCGTTTATGGAGTCTTTGGAGTCCAAATTAG